One stretch of Pomacea canaliculata isolate SZHN2017 linkage group LG1, ASM307304v1, whole genome shotgun sequence DNA includes these proteins:
- the LOC112565296 gene encoding putative GPI-anchored protein pfl2 isoform X2 gives MGSFSLLAWRGMATEHADLLASLAVGQPATQDVKAITGKERIVLLRGRINEETAQIAVQEQSLPESLGNIPSVVPKVAANPFNLRKKRKILREEDLPPNDPKIMPTKEKLGKLEMRRPVRPIDRQKMRPWLKNLLDTGSVFGLNWMKREEGIFQISWRHASRLGWNLETDGDVFERWARHTGIFKDGDDPEPKRWKANFRCALHSLPDVKELTSPTDRKGRNASRTYRFLNPSEVQPPVKRKHRYTIQIPYSYERSSDDNTSQNAESDNLNSEEEVGETVHQIPHCDHDYAARQDEETQTTSAAFQRHGSGFVLIKSKDAHEYEFRLTSSSAESTSVTQQTDLKKQFGSLKSLSAQRKTQATKKKSSVVKTITGASRKAKGNAKVAKSRSLQNARTKARKTIEENTEGQSRSKPSKISLKELLSSRQGTTSSISAKKSRSKRSTNSPTKKNKKEKEDSETLRKSKLDEEKNMETPVQHHGLQACMLLLEAATQLDRMDSLTTTASSVPSLTTTASATVTANKLPGTSVNSVQLTEAPFKALHHFLGLSAVTPSLTCTPAMASLMSAASHASSAATAIPFSPASSVLDPCAANKSVNAQINKQDSIYNNKAQDNDGYNQDSSDNLSSTVSTTPGAGLSMLKQLLRLTCPISTTNVTASVPSVMTSFPQNSSSQTMYSSNLIGSCPVEKKSDGHTVLNVFETSGKPALSTDRSHYPNFEVVAEYEVGSSPAETWEETDEKNFPYLRVHTSKVYVKQDSHTSSTPELNKQSSPSVAASAGATSVKVSVSSSPLEHLTSSVEVCSKKSHKDTVAAPHVSASDSSVATVSLTSLSSAAHINLPVSLGCSLPQAFSVMLPKAANHTTPSVTRNSMQLPAVKKAPSLTSLSSSSLDLSQLLSLCAANGNGQIIFKPEEAVVSVVDDDIAINNTYSLPKSDVHSQGLAVPTSTVQHLILTGCEAVDGIKQELVPSQEENQVLTFSTCELVDTSYNSKSHTKISEESHLETFEQNFRNIDTVTSSQSSFLVNVVEEVVSDSSTGVVLAEEIVDNHISQN, from the exons ATGGGG TCTTTTTCTTTACTGGCATGGCGGGGAATGGCCACTGAGCATGCAGACCTCTTGGCGTCCTTGGCTGTAGGGCAGCCAGCGACACAGGATGTGAAAGCTATAACCGGGAAAGAAAGAATTGTTCTTCTTAGAGGAAGAATTAACGAAGAAACTGCACAGATTGCAGTACAGGAACAATCACTCCCAGAATCATTAGGTAATATTCCTTCAGTAGTTCCTAAAGTGGCTGCAAATCCTTTCAACCTGCGCAAAAAGAGGAAG ATATTACGTGAAGAAGATTTGCCACCTAACGATCCTAAGATTATGCCAACAAAGGAGAAATTAGGCAAACTGGAAATGAGACGGCCAGTGCGCCCTATTGACCGTCAGAAAATGCGGCCTTGGCTGAAAAATTTGCTAGACACTGGATCTGTCTTTGGTCTTAATTGGATGAAGCGTGAGGAAGgaatttttcagatttcttggCGCCATGCCTCTAGGCTTGGGTGGAATCTTGAAACTGATGGAGACGTCTTTGAAAGATGGGCAAGACATACTG GGATCTTTAAAGATGGAGATGACCCAGAACCAAAGCGATGGAAGGCTAATTTTCGCTGTGCTTTGCACAGTCTGCCTGATGTAAAGGAACTCACCTCCCCAACCGACAGAAAAGGCCGCAATGCAAGCAGAACCTATCGCTTCCTGAATCCTTCAGAGGTTCAGCCACCTGTTAAAAGAAAGCATCGCTACACCATTCAGATTC CCTACTCGTATGAGCGCAGTAGTGATGATAACACTTCTCAAAATGCAGAGTCAGATAAT CTAAACTCTGAAGAAGAGGTTGGAGAAACAGTGCACCAGATACCTCATTGTGACCATGACTATGCTGCTAGACAGGATGAAG AGACACAGACCACATCTGCTGCCTTTCAACGCCATGGCAGTGGCTTCGTGTTGATCAAGTCCAAAGATGCTCATGAATACGAGTTTCGGCTTACGTCATCATCTGCTGAAAGTACTTCTGTGACTCAGCAGACAgatttaaagaaacaatttgGCTCGCTGAAATCTCTTTCAGCTCAAAGAAAAACTCAAGCAACCAAGAAGAAATCTTCAGTTGTCAAAACTATTACAGGGGCCTCTAGAAAGGCCAAAGGAAATGCTAAAGTTGCAAAATCTAGGTCCCTTCAAAATGCCCGAACCAAAGCTAGAAAGACAATTGAGGAAAATACTGAGGGACAATCTAGAAGTAAGCCTTCAAAAATTAGCCTCAAAGAACTTCTGTCAAGTCGACAAGGAACAACTTCTAGCATTAGTGCCAAGAAATCTCGTTCTAAACGTTCAACAAATtcacctacaaaaaaaaataagaaagaaaaagaagacagtgaAACACTAAGGAAAAGTAAATtagatgaagagaaaaatatggaaACCCCAGTCCAGCATCATGGTTTGCAGGCTTGCATGCTGCTTCTTGAGGCAGCCACACAACTGGACCGTATGGATTCCTTGACAACCACTGCTTCTTCTGTTCCTTCCCTCACCACAACAGCCAGTGCAACTGTCACAGCAAACAAACTGCCAGGGACATCAGTTAATTCTGTCCAACTTACAGAAGCTCCATTTAAAGCATTACACCATTTCCTGGGGTTGTCTGCTGTAACACCATCTTTGACCTGTACTCCAGCAATGGCTTCACTCATGTCTGCTGCTAGTCATGCTTCATCAGCTGCCACAGCTATCCCCTTTTCACCTGCCTCTTCAGTGTTAGATCCTTGTGCAGCTAACAAAAGtgtaaatgcacaaataaacaaacaagatagCATATACAATAACAAAGCTCAAGACAATGATGGATACAACCAGGATAGTAGTGATAACCTGTCATCAACTGTTTCTACAACTCCTGGAGCAGGTTTGAGCATGCTGAAACAGTTGTTGCGTCTGACATGTCCAATCTCAACCACTAATGTAACTGCGTCTGTCCCATCAGTTATGACATCTTTTCCACAAAACTCTTCATCCCAGACAATGTACAGTTCTAATTTGATTGGTAGCTGTCCTGTAGAGAAGAAAAGTGACGGTCACACAGTCTTAAATGTTTTCGAAACATCAGGCAAGCCTGCATTGTCCACAGATAGGTCACATTATCCCAATTTTGAAGTGGTAGCAGAGTATGAAGTGGGATCTTCACCTGCAGAAACTTGGgaagaaacagatgaaaaaaacttCCCATATTTGCGTGTCCATACTTCCAAAGTATATGTCAAGCAAGATTCGCATACCTCCAGTACACCAGAACTTAACAAGCAGTCGTCACCCTCTGTTGCAGCAAGTGCTGGTGCAACATCAGTTAAAGTCAGTGTTTCGAGCTCACCTTTAGAGCATCTAACAAGTTCTGTGGAAGTCTGTTCCAAGAAAAGTCACAAAGACACAGTGGCAGCACCACATGTGTCAGCTTCTGACAGCAGCGTAGCAACTGTTTCATTAACAAGTCTCAGTTCTGCAGCACATATAAATCTGCCTGTTTCTTTGGGCTGCTCATTGCCACAGGCATTTTCTGTGATGCTTCCAAAGGCAGCCAATCATACTACTCCTTCAGTAACAAGAAATTCAATGCAGTTGCCAGCAGTGAAAAAAGCACCCTCGTTGACTAGCCTGTCCTCTTCCTCACTGGATCTTTCACAACTGCTGTCATTATGTGCAGCCAATGGTAACGGTCAGATTATTTTTAAGCCTGAGGAAGCagttgtcagtgttgttgatgatgatattgcCATCAACAATACATACAGTTTACCCAAATCTGATGTGCATTCACAAGGACTTGCTGTGCCCACCAGTACTGTCCAGCATCTCATACTGACTGGATGTGAGGCTGTAGATGGTATAAAACAAGAACTAGTGCCCTCGCAGGAGGAAAACCAGGTGTTGACATTCAGTACTTGTGAGTTAGTGGATACATCTTATAACTCCAAGTCCCATACAAAAATTTCAGAAGAATCACATTTGGAAACTTTTGAACAGAACTTCAGAAACATTGACACTGTCACAAGTAGTCAGTCTAGTTTTTTAGTGAATGTGGTAGAGGAAGTGGTATCTGATTCATCAACAGGAGTGGTTTTAGCAGAAGAAATTGTAGACAATCACATCTCccaaaattaa
- the LOC112565296 gene encoding putative GPI-anchored protein pfl2 isoform X3, with translation MATEHADLLASLAVGQPATQDVKAITGKERIVLLRGRINEETAQIAVQEQSLPESLGNIPSVVPKVAANPFNLRKKRKILREEDLPPNDPKIMPTKEKLGKLEMRRPVRPIDRQKMRPWLKNLLDTGSVFGLNWMKREEGIFQISWRHASRLGWNLETDGDVFERWARHTGIFKDGDDPEPKRWKANFRCALHSLPDVKELTSPTDRKGRNASRTYRFLNPSEVQPPVKRKHRYTIQIPYSYERSSDDNTSQNAESDNLNSEEEVGETVHQIPHCDHDYAARQDEGIPEETQTTSAAFQRHGSGFVLIKSKDAHEYEFRLTSSSAESTSVTQQTDLKKQFGSLKSLSAQRKTQATKKKSSVVKTITGASRKAKGNAKVAKSRSLQNARTKARKTIEENTEGQSRSKPSKISLKELLSSRQGTTSSISAKKSRSKRSTNSPTKKNKKEKEDSETLRKSKLDEEKNMETPVQHHGLQACMLLLEAATQLDRMDSLTTTASSVPSLTTTASATVTANKLPGTSVNSVQLTEAPFKALHHFLGLSAVTPSLTCTPAMASLMSAASHASSAATAIPFSPASSVLDPCAANKSVNAQINKQDSIYNNKAQDNDGYNQDSSDNLSSTVSTTPGAGLSMLKQLLRLTCPISTTNVTASVPSVMTSFPQNSSSQTMYSSNLIGSCPVEKKSDGHTVLNVFETSGKPALSTDRSHYPNFEVVAEYEVGSSPAETWEETDEKNFPYLRVHTSKVYVKQDSHTSSTPELNKQSSPSVAASAGATSVKVSVSSSPLEHLTSSVEVCSKKSHKDTVAAPHVSASDSSVATVSLTSLSSAAHINLPVSLGCSLPQAFSVMLPKAANHTTPSVTRNSMQLPAVKKAPSLTSLSSSSLDLSQLLSLCAANGNGQIIFKPEEAVVSVVDDDIAINNTYSLPKSDVHSQGLAVPTSTVQHLILTGCEAVDGIKQELVPSQEENQVLTFSTCELVDTSYNSKSHTKISEESHLETFEQNFRNIDTVTSSQSSFLVNVVEEVVSDSSTGVVLAEEIVDNHISQN, from the exons ATGGCCACTGAGCATGCAGACCTCTTGGCGTCCTTGGCTGTAGGGCAGCCAGCGACACAGGATGTGAAAGCTATAACCGGGAAAGAAAGAATTGTTCTTCTTAGAGGAAGAATTAACGAAGAAACTGCACAGATTGCAGTACAGGAACAATCACTCCCAGAATCATTAGGTAATATTCCTTCAGTAGTTCCTAAAGTGGCTGCAAATCCTTTCAACCTGCGCAAAAAGAGGAAG ATATTACGTGAAGAAGATTTGCCACCTAACGATCCTAAGATTATGCCAACAAAGGAGAAATTAGGCAAACTGGAAATGAGACGGCCAGTGCGCCCTATTGACCGTCAGAAAATGCGGCCTTGGCTGAAAAATTTGCTAGACACTGGATCTGTCTTTGGTCTTAATTGGATGAAGCGTGAGGAAGgaatttttcagatttcttggCGCCATGCCTCTAGGCTTGGGTGGAATCTTGAAACTGATGGAGACGTCTTTGAAAGATGGGCAAGACATACTG GGATCTTTAAAGATGGAGATGACCCAGAACCAAAGCGATGGAAGGCTAATTTTCGCTGTGCTTTGCACAGTCTGCCTGATGTAAAGGAACTCACCTCCCCAACCGACAGAAAAGGCCGCAATGCAAGCAGAACCTATCGCTTCCTGAATCCTTCAGAGGTTCAGCCACCTGTTAAAAGAAAGCATCGCTACACCATTCAGATTC CCTACTCGTATGAGCGCAGTAGTGATGATAACACTTCTCAAAATGCAGAGTCAGATAAT CTAAACTCTGAAGAAGAGGTTGGAGAAACAGTGCACCAGATACCTCATTGTGACCATGACTATGCTGCTAGACAGGATGAAGGTATACCAGAag AGACACAGACCACATCTGCTGCCTTTCAACGCCATGGCAGTGGCTTCGTGTTGATCAAGTCCAAAGATGCTCATGAATACGAGTTTCGGCTTACGTCATCATCTGCTGAAAGTACTTCTGTGACTCAGCAGACAgatttaaagaaacaatttgGCTCGCTGAAATCTCTTTCAGCTCAAAGAAAAACTCAAGCAACCAAGAAGAAATCTTCAGTTGTCAAAACTATTACAGGGGCCTCTAGAAAGGCCAAAGGAAATGCTAAAGTTGCAAAATCTAGGTCCCTTCAAAATGCCCGAACCAAAGCTAGAAAGACAATTGAGGAAAATACTGAGGGACAATCTAGAAGTAAGCCTTCAAAAATTAGCCTCAAAGAACTTCTGTCAAGTCGACAAGGAACAACTTCTAGCATTAGTGCCAAGAAATCTCGTTCTAAACGTTCAACAAATtcacctacaaaaaaaaataagaaagaaaaagaagacagtgaAACACTAAGGAAAAGTAAATtagatgaagagaaaaatatggaaACCCCAGTCCAGCATCATGGTTTGCAGGCTTGCATGCTGCTTCTTGAGGCAGCCACACAACTGGACCGTATGGATTCCTTGACAACCACTGCTTCTTCTGTTCCTTCCCTCACCACAACAGCCAGTGCAACTGTCACAGCAAACAAACTGCCAGGGACATCAGTTAATTCTGTCCAACTTACAGAAGCTCCATTTAAAGCATTACACCATTTCCTGGGGTTGTCTGCTGTAACACCATCTTTGACCTGTACTCCAGCAATGGCTTCACTCATGTCTGCTGCTAGTCATGCTTCATCAGCTGCCACAGCTATCCCCTTTTCACCTGCCTCTTCAGTGTTAGATCCTTGTGCAGCTAACAAAAGtgtaaatgcacaaataaacaaacaagatagCATATACAATAACAAAGCTCAAGACAATGATGGATACAACCAGGATAGTAGTGATAACCTGTCATCAACTGTTTCTACAACTCCTGGAGCAGGTTTGAGCATGCTGAAACAGTTGTTGCGTCTGACATGTCCAATCTCAACCACTAATGTAACTGCGTCTGTCCCATCAGTTATGACATCTTTTCCACAAAACTCTTCATCCCAGACAATGTACAGTTCTAATTTGATTGGTAGCTGTCCTGTAGAGAAGAAAAGTGACGGTCACACAGTCTTAAATGTTTTCGAAACATCAGGCAAGCCTGCATTGTCCACAGATAGGTCACATTATCCCAATTTTGAAGTGGTAGCAGAGTATGAAGTGGGATCTTCACCTGCAGAAACTTGGgaagaaacagatgaaaaaaacttCCCATATTTGCGTGTCCATACTTCCAAAGTATATGTCAAGCAAGATTCGCATACCTCCAGTACACCAGAACTTAACAAGCAGTCGTCACCCTCTGTTGCAGCAAGTGCTGGTGCAACATCAGTTAAAGTCAGTGTTTCGAGCTCACCTTTAGAGCATCTAACAAGTTCTGTGGAAGTCTGTTCCAAGAAAAGTCACAAAGACACAGTGGCAGCACCACATGTGTCAGCTTCTGACAGCAGCGTAGCAACTGTTTCATTAACAAGTCTCAGTTCTGCAGCACATATAAATCTGCCTGTTTCTTTGGGCTGCTCATTGCCACAGGCATTTTCTGTGATGCTTCCAAAGGCAGCCAATCATACTACTCCTTCAGTAACAAGAAATTCAATGCAGTTGCCAGCAGTGAAAAAAGCACCCTCGTTGACTAGCCTGTCCTCTTCCTCACTGGATCTTTCACAACTGCTGTCATTATGTGCAGCCAATGGTAACGGTCAGATTATTTTTAAGCCTGAGGAAGCagttgtcagtgttgttgatgatgatattgcCATCAACAATACATACAGTTTACCCAAATCTGATGTGCATTCACAAGGACTTGCTGTGCCCACCAGTACTGTCCAGCATCTCATACTGACTGGATGTGAGGCTGTAGATGGTATAAAACAAGAACTAGTGCCCTCGCAGGAGGAAAACCAGGTGTTGACATTCAGTACTTGTGAGTTAGTGGATACATCTTATAACTCCAAGTCCCATACAAAAATTTCAGAAGAATCACATTTGGAAACTTTTGAACAGAACTTCAGAAACATTGACACTGTCACAAGTAGTCAGTCTAGTTTTTTAGTGAATGTGGTAGAGGAAGTGGTATCTGATTCATCAACAGGAGTGGTTTTAGCAGAAGAAATTGTAGACAATCACATCTCccaaaattaa
- the LOC112565296 gene encoding putative GPI-anchored protein pfl2 isoform X1, with protein sequence MGSFSLLAWRGMATEHADLLASLAVGQPATQDVKAITGKERIVLLRGRINEETAQIAVQEQSLPESLGNIPSVVPKVAANPFNLRKKRKILREEDLPPNDPKIMPTKEKLGKLEMRRPVRPIDRQKMRPWLKNLLDTGSVFGLNWMKREEGIFQISWRHASRLGWNLETDGDVFERWARHTGIFKDGDDPEPKRWKANFRCALHSLPDVKELTSPTDRKGRNASRTYRFLNPSEVQPPVKRKHRYTIQIPYSYERSSDDNTSQNAESDNLNSEEEVGETVHQIPHCDHDYAARQDEGIPEETQTTSAAFQRHGSGFVLIKSKDAHEYEFRLTSSSAESTSVTQQTDLKKQFGSLKSLSAQRKTQATKKKSSVVKTITGASRKAKGNAKVAKSRSLQNARTKARKTIEENTEGQSRSKPSKISLKELLSSRQGTTSSISAKKSRSKRSTNSPTKKNKKEKEDSETLRKSKLDEEKNMETPVQHHGLQACMLLLEAATQLDRMDSLTTTASSVPSLTTTASATVTANKLPGTSVNSVQLTEAPFKALHHFLGLSAVTPSLTCTPAMASLMSAASHASSAATAIPFSPASSVLDPCAANKSVNAQINKQDSIYNNKAQDNDGYNQDSSDNLSSTVSTTPGAGLSMLKQLLRLTCPISTTNVTASVPSVMTSFPQNSSSQTMYSSNLIGSCPVEKKSDGHTVLNVFETSGKPALSTDRSHYPNFEVVAEYEVGSSPAETWEETDEKNFPYLRVHTSKVYVKQDSHTSSTPELNKQSSPSVAASAGATSVKVSVSSSPLEHLTSSVEVCSKKSHKDTVAAPHVSASDSSVATVSLTSLSSAAHINLPVSLGCSLPQAFSVMLPKAANHTTPSVTRNSMQLPAVKKAPSLTSLSSSSLDLSQLLSLCAANGNGQIIFKPEEAVVSVVDDDIAINNTYSLPKSDVHSQGLAVPTSTVQHLILTGCEAVDGIKQELVPSQEENQVLTFSTCELVDTSYNSKSHTKISEESHLETFEQNFRNIDTVTSSQSSFLVNVVEEVVSDSSTGVVLAEEIVDNHISQN encoded by the exons ATGGGG TCTTTTTCTTTACTGGCATGGCGGGGAATGGCCACTGAGCATGCAGACCTCTTGGCGTCCTTGGCTGTAGGGCAGCCAGCGACACAGGATGTGAAAGCTATAACCGGGAAAGAAAGAATTGTTCTTCTTAGAGGAAGAATTAACGAAGAAACTGCACAGATTGCAGTACAGGAACAATCACTCCCAGAATCATTAGGTAATATTCCTTCAGTAGTTCCTAAAGTGGCTGCAAATCCTTTCAACCTGCGCAAAAAGAGGAAG ATATTACGTGAAGAAGATTTGCCACCTAACGATCCTAAGATTATGCCAACAAAGGAGAAATTAGGCAAACTGGAAATGAGACGGCCAGTGCGCCCTATTGACCGTCAGAAAATGCGGCCTTGGCTGAAAAATTTGCTAGACACTGGATCTGTCTTTGGTCTTAATTGGATGAAGCGTGAGGAAGgaatttttcagatttcttggCGCCATGCCTCTAGGCTTGGGTGGAATCTTGAAACTGATGGAGACGTCTTTGAAAGATGGGCAAGACATACTG GGATCTTTAAAGATGGAGATGACCCAGAACCAAAGCGATGGAAGGCTAATTTTCGCTGTGCTTTGCACAGTCTGCCTGATGTAAAGGAACTCACCTCCCCAACCGACAGAAAAGGCCGCAATGCAAGCAGAACCTATCGCTTCCTGAATCCTTCAGAGGTTCAGCCACCTGTTAAAAGAAAGCATCGCTACACCATTCAGATTC CCTACTCGTATGAGCGCAGTAGTGATGATAACACTTCTCAAAATGCAGAGTCAGATAAT CTAAACTCTGAAGAAGAGGTTGGAGAAACAGTGCACCAGATACCTCATTGTGACCATGACTATGCTGCTAGACAGGATGAAGGTATACCAGAag AGACACAGACCACATCTGCTGCCTTTCAACGCCATGGCAGTGGCTTCGTGTTGATCAAGTCCAAAGATGCTCATGAATACGAGTTTCGGCTTACGTCATCATCTGCTGAAAGTACTTCTGTGACTCAGCAGACAgatttaaagaaacaatttgGCTCGCTGAAATCTCTTTCAGCTCAAAGAAAAACTCAAGCAACCAAGAAGAAATCTTCAGTTGTCAAAACTATTACAGGGGCCTCTAGAAAGGCCAAAGGAAATGCTAAAGTTGCAAAATCTAGGTCCCTTCAAAATGCCCGAACCAAAGCTAGAAAGACAATTGAGGAAAATACTGAGGGACAATCTAGAAGTAAGCCTTCAAAAATTAGCCTCAAAGAACTTCTGTCAAGTCGACAAGGAACAACTTCTAGCATTAGTGCCAAGAAATCTCGTTCTAAACGTTCAACAAATtcacctacaaaaaaaaataagaaagaaaaagaagacagtgaAACACTAAGGAAAAGTAAATtagatgaagagaaaaatatggaaACCCCAGTCCAGCATCATGGTTTGCAGGCTTGCATGCTGCTTCTTGAGGCAGCCACACAACTGGACCGTATGGATTCCTTGACAACCACTGCTTCTTCTGTTCCTTCCCTCACCACAACAGCCAGTGCAACTGTCACAGCAAACAAACTGCCAGGGACATCAGTTAATTCTGTCCAACTTACAGAAGCTCCATTTAAAGCATTACACCATTTCCTGGGGTTGTCTGCTGTAACACCATCTTTGACCTGTACTCCAGCAATGGCTTCACTCATGTCTGCTGCTAGTCATGCTTCATCAGCTGCCACAGCTATCCCCTTTTCACCTGCCTCTTCAGTGTTAGATCCTTGTGCAGCTAACAAAAGtgtaaatgcacaaataaacaaacaagatagCATATACAATAACAAAGCTCAAGACAATGATGGATACAACCAGGATAGTAGTGATAACCTGTCATCAACTGTTTCTACAACTCCTGGAGCAGGTTTGAGCATGCTGAAACAGTTGTTGCGTCTGACATGTCCAATCTCAACCACTAATGTAACTGCGTCTGTCCCATCAGTTATGACATCTTTTCCACAAAACTCTTCATCCCAGACAATGTACAGTTCTAATTTGATTGGTAGCTGTCCTGTAGAGAAGAAAAGTGACGGTCACACAGTCTTAAATGTTTTCGAAACATCAGGCAAGCCTGCATTGTCCACAGATAGGTCACATTATCCCAATTTTGAAGTGGTAGCAGAGTATGAAGTGGGATCTTCACCTGCAGAAACTTGGgaagaaacagatgaaaaaaacttCCCATATTTGCGTGTCCATACTTCCAAAGTATATGTCAAGCAAGATTCGCATACCTCCAGTACACCAGAACTTAACAAGCAGTCGTCACCCTCTGTTGCAGCAAGTGCTGGTGCAACATCAGTTAAAGTCAGTGTTTCGAGCTCACCTTTAGAGCATCTAACAAGTTCTGTGGAAGTCTGTTCCAAGAAAAGTCACAAAGACACAGTGGCAGCACCACATGTGTCAGCTTCTGACAGCAGCGTAGCAACTGTTTCATTAACAAGTCTCAGTTCTGCAGCACATATAAATCTGCCTGTTTCTTTGGGCTGCTCATTGCCACAGGCATTTTCTGTGATGCTTCCAAAGGCAGCCAATCATACTACTCCTTCAGTAACAAGAAATTCAATGCAGTTGCCAGCAGTGAAAAAAGCACCCTCGTTGACTAGCCTGTCCTCTTCCTCACTGGATCTTTCACAACTGCTGTCATTATGTGCAGCCAATGGTAACGGTCAGATTATTTTTAAGCCTGAGGAAGCagttgtcagtgttgttgatgatgatattgcCATCAACAATACATACAGTTTACCCAAATCTGATGTGCATTCACAAGGACTTGCTGTGCCCACCAGTACTGTCCAGCATCTCATACTGACTGGATGTGAGGCTGTAGATGGTATAAAACAAGAACTAGTGCCCTCGCAGGAGGAAAACCAGGTGTTGACATTCAGTACTTGTGAGTTAGTGGATACATCTTATAACTCCAAGTCCCATACAAAAATTTCAGAAGAATCACATTTGGAAACTTTTGAACAGAACTTCAGAAACATTGACACTGTCACAAGTAGTCAGTCTAGTTTTTTAGTGAATGTGGTAGAGGAAGTGGTATCTGATTCATCAACAGGAGTGGTTTTAGCAGAAGAAATTGTAGACAATCACATCTCccaaaattaa
- the LOC112569017 gene encoding uncharacterized protein LOC112569017, whose protein sequence is MSLHPPSLAADFQEAGADSAKIALPHQQSATVKFGQHDCLDSSKLKTNEGGVELEKSTGSLRVFKPHYYNAVKHKTASEILRNKFGNLCKDTTQKSSNAASLSLPVISQNDTSSLKIEGVFTTSTRVARYTYKSATSGTLLSSCCQEDAESTNVSASLDLNTMQGIRSGDKESASCPLSSQSEPLALNSRPSKRIIKTPLALLKPWNKPTHSAGLSRSLRENVRMKLLSKNMRSRADVTHLATNTIYTPETTDDMATSGSDAVSELCSSQIISYKTRSGQQVEGKIPEQVFSKTEVIHTSEKRYGNVHAGSDSLASQIILSALLEEETEEKIVDQASGETAAVEGLTTVSQGILSNLQIGSTDHGALSVITATYLDSDHKGVDQIFSMDTDVEVAFDKRRHSKTGASDRNYP, encoded by the coding sequence ATGTCACTGCATCCACCTTCACTGGCTGCAGATTTTCAAGAGGCAGGTGCAGACTCTGCTAAAATTGCCTTACCACATCAGCAGTCAGCTACAGTAAAATTTGGACAACATGATTGTTTAGACTCAAGTAAGCTAAAGACTAATGAAGGAGGTGTGGAACTGGAAAAATCAACAGGCAGCTTAAGGGTTTTTAAGCCCCATTATTACAATGCAGTCAAGCATAAAACTGCCTCAGAAATCTTGAGAAACAAGTTTGGAAATTTATGCAAGGACACAACACAAAAGTCAAGCAATGCTGCTTCTTTATCCCTGCCAGTTATATCGCAAAACGATACTTCATCACTTAAGATAGAGGGAGTTTTCACTACTTCAACCAGAGTTGCAAGATATACTTATAAAAGTGCTACATCAGGCACTTTATTATCAAGCTGCTGTCAAGAGGATGCAGAATCCACAAATGTCTCAGCTAGCCTTGATTTAAACACAATGCAGGGTATCAGGAGTGGTGATAAGGAAAGTGCTTCCTGCCCACTAAGTTCGCAGAGTGAACCATTGGCACTTAACAGCCGTCCATCCAAGCGTATTATTAAGACTCCTTTGGCACTTTTGAAACCATGGAATAAGCCTACACATTCAGCAGGTTTATCTAGGTCTTTGCGTGAGAATGTTAGAATGAAGCTGCTCTCAAAAAATATGCGATCACGTGCAGATGTTACTCATCTTGCAACAAATACAATATATACACCTGAAACAACGGATGATATGGCAACTTCTGGGTCAGACGCTGTGAGTGAACTGTGCTCATCACAGATCATATCATATAAGACTCGGTCAGGTCAGCAGGTTGAAGGAAAGATCCCAGAGCAGGTTTTTTCAAAAACTGAGGTGATTCATACATCTGAAAAAAGATATGGTAATGTGCATGCTGGATCAGACTCTCTGGCATCACAGATCATATTGTCAGCTCTGTTAGAggaagaaactgaagaaaagatCGTAGACCAGGCTTCTGGAGAGACCGCTGCAGTTGAGGGACTAACAACTGTGAGTCAAGGCATCTTGAGCAACCTTCAGATTGGCAGCACAGATCATGGTGCATTATCAGTAATAACTGCCACTTATTTAGACTCAGACCATAAAGGTGTTGATCAGATTTTCAGCATGGACACTGATGTTGAAGTTGCATTTGATAAAAGGCGTCACAGTAAAACTGGAGCTTCAGATAGGAACTACCCGTAG